From the genome of Nocardia sp. NBC_01503, one region includes:
- a CDS encoding DUF707 domain-containing protein, which translates to MTARSQTERPAAVPPPEQAGTQRRNLVILRAGDSSLHERWLAGPQRRTWDLVVSYFGDDPQRYRGGDITRLDRKGPKWPALHHVLTVDLAEVIDRYDYIWLPDDDLATDTGTINDLFEFAARYRLSLAQPALTEDSYFTHEITLVDRRFELRYTNFVEIMAPCFSREFLARCLPTFDRSQTGWGLDFHWPRFAPDTSEVAIVDAVTVRHTRPVGGPNVAAVRAAGVDPTAEYLDYLRAHGIYDLSTTVHRGIGAAGRALPEEPTAVCVSIDRPRPELPTWLRYHCARVDLVIVFTDHPAVRAAVEELATEHSLMLCDSARIEGGDTSDQELADIAAAVTHADAAGMRWLLPLALDELFYDDGRRRWQLPGAGQVTFLGHEAVPVRHPVVNPFEACTVFRVSGRSPFLDTPSARSAVRLGPGVTPVDPHGFTGFSGASGMVTAPMILHYPYPSFESWLARAAHVAETGGTRARQFAYHSRELLQVALAHTRLEGARACFQAAIPSDGMVDRMVGAGELLRVDPMRTHTRQLPHPPIRSGAAAGTRP; encoded by the coding sequence ATGACGGCGCGATCACAGACCGAGCGCCCCGCCGCTGTTCCGCCGCCGGAACAGGCCGGCACGCAGCGCCGGAATCTGGTCATCCTGCGCGCGGGCGATTCCTCACTGCACGAACGGTGGCTCGCCGGACCGCAGCGGCGGACTTGGGATCTGGTGGTCAGCTACTTCGGCGACGATCCGCAGCGCTATCGCGGTGGCGATATCACCCGGCTGGACCGCAAAGGGCCGAAATGGCCCGCGTTGCACCATGTGCTCACCGTCGACCTGGCCGAGGTGATCGACCGTTACGACTACATCTGGCTCCCTGACGACGATCTGGCCACCGATACCGGCACCATCAACGACCTGTTCGAATTCGCCGCGCGCTACCGGCTTTCACTCGCCCAGCCCGCGCTCACCGAGGACAGCTACTTCACCCACGAGATCACGCTGGTTGACCGCAGATTCGAGTTGCGGTACACGAATTTCGTCGAGATCATGGCGCCCTGTTTCAGCCGGGAGTTCCTGGCCCGCTGCCTGCCGACCTTCGACCGGAGCCAGACCGGCTGGGGCCTGGACTTCCACTGGCCGCGCTTCGCCCCCGACACCTCCGAGGTCGCCATCGTCGACGCGGTCACGGTCCGTCATACCAGGCCGGTGGGCGGACCGAATGTGGCGGCGGTGCGGGCCGCCGGCGTGGACCCCACCGCAGAGTACCTCGACTATCTACGCGCACACGGGATCTACGATCTCTCCACCACGGTGCATCGAGGCATCGGCGCGGCCGGGCGAGCGCTGCCGGAGGAACCGACCGCGGTCTGCGTCAGCATCGATCGACCGCGCCCGGAATTGCCGACTTGGCTCCGATACCATTGCGCGCGAGTCGATCTGGTCATCGTCTTTACCGACCATCCGGCGGTCCGGGCCGCGGTCGAGGAGCTGGCCACCGAGCACTCGCTGATGCTCTGCGACAGCGCCCGGATCGAGGGCGGCGATACCTCGGATCAGGAACTGGCCGATATCGCCGCCGCCGTCACGCACGCTGACGCGGCCGGTATGCGGTGGCTGCTTCCCCTCGCCCTCGACGAGCTGTTCTACGACGACGGCAGACGCCGCTGGCAGTTGCCCGGCGCCGGGCAGGTGACCTTCCTCGGCCACGAAGCCGTTCCGGTGCGTCATCCGGTGGTCAACCCGTTCGAGGCGTGCACCGTCTTCCGGGTCAGCGGACGTTCACCATTCCTGGACACCCCCTCCGCACGCAGCGCGGTTCGCCTGGGCCCCGGCGTCACACCCGTGGACCCGCACGGCTTCACCGGATTCTCCGGTGCGAGTGGAATGGTCACCGCACCGATGATCCTGCACTACCCGTACCCGAGCTTCGAGAGCTGGCTGGCCCGGGCCGCGCACGTCGCCGAAACCGGCGGTACTCGGGCGCGGCAATTCGCATACCACTCCCGAGAACTGCTTCAGGTGGCCCTCGCCCACACTCGCCTCGAGGGCGCCCGCGCCTGTTTCCAGGCCGCGATCCCTTCCGATGGGATGGTCGACCGTATGGTGGGCGCGGGCGAGTTGCTTCGCGTGGACCCCATGCGAACCCATACCCGCCAGCTGCCGCACCCGCCGATTCGTTCCGGCGCGGCGGCCGGCACTCGGCCATAA
- a CDS encoding glycosyltransferase — protein MRFHIVNLPNTQTTKHYQPCAYTQKNRRFADMMMNLGHEVYLYGGEENDAACTEFVTIVSKAEQAEWFGGNDLYKELNNLTWNPYDPHWLTTNERAVSEIAQRKQDRDFIGVLGGTCQKPIADTFPDLMTVEFGIGYSGVFANYRVFESYAWMHAVYGSRTTVPGVMSTRGQFFDAVIPNYYEVDDFPFSAEKDDYFLFIGRLVEAKGIQVAIDTCQRLGVKLIVAGAGQVPDSEVVEYVGVVDHVRRGELMSRARAVFVPSLYLEPFGGVHAEAMLCGTPVITTDWGVFTETVQQGVQGFRCRNLREFCTAAESVGKLDYQGIRDYAISKFSTDVVAPQYEAYFERLRTLWGEGWYAA, from the coding sequence ATGCGTTTTCATATTGTCAATCTGCCCAATACCCAGACCACCAAGCACTATCAACCGTGCGCCTACACCCAGAAGAACCGGCGCTTCGCGGACATGATGATGAATCTGGGGCACGAGGTGTACCTGTACGGCGGCGAGGAGAACGACGCGGCCTGTACCGAATTCGTCACCATCGTGTCCAAGGCGGAACAGGCCGAATGGTTCGGTGGCAACGACCTGTACAAGGAGCTCAACAACCTCACCTGGAATCCCTACGACCCGCACTGGTTGACGACGAACGAACGCGCCGTCTCCGAGATCGCCCAGCGCAAACAGGATCGCGATTTCATCGGGGTGCTCGGCGGCACGTGCCAGAAGCCGATCGCCGATACCTTCCCCGATCTCATGACGGTCGAGTTCGGTATCGGTTACAGCGGGGTCTTCGCCAACTACCGGGTCTTCGAGAGCTATGCGTGGATGCACGCGGTCTACGGTTCCCGCACCACGGTGCCCGGTGTAATGAGTACGCGCGGCCAGTTCTTCGACGCTGTCATCCCGAATTATTATGAGGTGGACGACTTTCCGTTCTCCGCCGAGAAGGATGACTATTTCCTGTTCATCGGCCGACTGGTCGAGGCGAAGGGTATCCAGGTCGCCATCGACACCTGTCAGCGGCTCGGCGTGAAACTGATCGTCGCGGGCGCCGGACAGGTCCCGGACTCCGAGGTCGTCGAGTACGTCGGCGTGGTCGATCACGTTCGCCGTGGTGAGCTGATGTCCCGCGCCCGTGCGGTATTCGTGCCGTCGCTGTATTTGGAGCCCTTCGGCGGTGTGCACGCCGAGGCGATGCTCTGCGGCACCCCGGTGATCACCACCGACTGGGGTGTCTTCACCGAAACGGTGCAGCAGGGCGTGCAGGGCTTCCGCTGCCGCAACTTGCGCGAATTCTGTACCGCCGCGGAAAGTGTCGGCAAGCTCGACTATCAGGGAATCCGCGATTACGCGATCTCCAAGTTCTCCACCGATGTCGTCGCCCCCCAATACGAGGCGTATTTCGAACGCCTGCGAACACTGTGGGGCGAAGGCTGGTACGCCGCGTAG
- a CDS encoding ESX secretion-associated protein EspG gives MERTWRLSGLEYLVMRERLVGRRNNWPFAFRSDVRGYYDFQFKKARVWGELQAAWDPALAEVLVKSLQADVRLVVHADEQHADDADITRKVMSGRRFGDRGLLIEGFHGASPDCHDQLEITECDAAALARVIVDRLPSVAAGTEPRVELLSAGEQRFDHWHGRSSLYEDDDRDVDARSLRWQAAPKGMVGSILITQGHSSFGPRGQVTKGIFWEDHPGDGRYVIDLEPPTAAVATDADGLRKLIDRHCDELRLVRQDESRRGVSRESVYDDGR, from the coding sequence GTGGAACGCACATGGCGGCTGAGCGGACTCGAGTATCTGGTGATGCGCGAGCGGCTCGTCGGGCGAAGGAACAACTGGCCGTTCGCGTTTCGCTCCGACGTTCGCGGCTACTACGACTTTCAATTCAAGAAGGCCCGGGTCTGGGGCGAACTGCAGGCGGCCTGGGATCCCGCTCTGGCGGAGGTGCTGGTCAAGTCTCTGCAAGCCGATGTCCGACTGGTCGTGCACGCGGACGAGCAGCACGCGGACGACGCCGATATCACGCGAAAAGTCATGTCGGGCCGGCGTTTCGGCGACCGAGGGCTGCTGATTGAGGGATTTCACGGCGCTTCGCCGGACTGCCACGATCAGCTCGAGATCACCGAATGCGACGCGGCCGCGCTGGCCCGCGTGATCGTCGACCGGCTGCCGTCCGTCGCGGCGGGCACGGAACCACGGGTGGAGCTGTTGAGCGCGGGCGAGCAGCGGTTCGACCACTGGCACGGTCGCAGTTCGCTGTACGAGGATGACGATCGCGATGTCGACGCCCGCAGTCTGCGCTGGCAGGCCGCGCCGAAGGGAATGGTCGGCAGCATCCTGATCACCCAGGGGCACTCCAGCTTCGGGCCGCGCGGGCAGGTGACCAAGGGGATCTTCTGGGAAGACCACCCGGGCGACGGTCGCTATGTCATCGACCTGGAACCGCCGACAGCCGCCGTCGCCACCGATGCGGACGGACTCCGCAAACTCATCGACCGGCACTGCGATGAGCTGCGCCTGGTGCGGCAGGACGAGTCCCGCCGTGGGGTGTCCCGAGAGAGTGTCTACGACGATGGCCGGTAG
- a CDS encoding YbaB/EbfC family nucleoid-associated protein, which translates to MTRSNDRLKSEVAQVLDDVRQLITGFADAQRRHRAVTASVSVERDRITVTADASGAVAEVSYAEDIDDLGYHQIARGTVLAAQQAATEVKRRAEEILAPLRLMQARLPKLTDLVGEVPRQDEIPPPPSALLTPLGDRKDDDFAAGPLDAPPGGPGASGSALDDRDVGARIAQLVRLQDRRARVFATGTAEGRRVLAAVNADGILIDLKFSSGIADLDYDEIAEAVTEASRAAVAEVARMVTELFAPVSGDHPRYPGPEIALAGIEQLRNQLL; encoded by the coding sequence GTGACCAGATCCAATGATCGGCTCAAAAGCGAAGTGGCGCAGGTCCTCGACGACGTCCGTCAGTTGATCACGGGCTTCGCCGACGCGCAGCGCCGACACCGGGCGGTGACGGCGTCGGTCTCCGTCGAGCGGGACCGGATCACCGTGACCGCGGACGCGTCCGGGGCGGTGGCGGAGGTGAGCTACGCCGAGGATATCGATGATCTCGGGTACCACCAGATCGCTCGCGGCACAGTGCTGGCGGCCCAACAGGCGGCGACCGAGGTCAAGCGCAGAGCCGAGGAGATCCTGGCCCCGTTGCGGTTGATGCAGGCGCGGTTGCCCAAGCTCACGGATCTGGTCGGTGAGGTACCTCGTCAGGACGAGATTCCGCCACCGCCGTCCGCACTGCTGACCCCGCTCGGCGACCGGAAGGATGATGATTTCGCGGCGGGGCCGCTCGACGCGCCGCCGGGCGGACCCGGAGCATCCGGATCGGCACTCGATGATCGGGATGTCGGCGCGCGCATCGCGCAGCTTGTTCGTCTACAGGACAGGCGGGCAAGGGTTTTCGCCACCGGCACCGCCGAGGGGCGTCGCGTGCTCGCCGCGGTGAACGCGGACGGCATTCTCATCGATCTCAAATTCTCTTCCGGCATAGCCGATCTCGACTATGACGAGATCGCGGAGGCGGTGACCGAGGCTTCGCGGGCGGCGGTGGCGGAGGTGGCGCGAATGGTCACCGAGTTGTTCGCCCCGGTCTCGGGCGATCACCCGCGCTATCCGGGACCGGAGATCGCGCTGGCCGGCATCGAGCAGTTGCGCAATCAATTGCTCTGA
- a CDS encoding WXG100 family type VII secretion target has product MAPDPNTADDLAWAGLPTTAGNGQLMLEPGIAEKCAQHVEDMLNVVVGMQNWILANTAAACPIITSPLFSGIWLGTMFRNKFENELKDRIGQHRNILVDMGRTFVAAGKQYQQAEQTSTMIFENDDLFTNPAGTPPSGTPPVISIPKHPHKPNSSSTLYDTAYWTPEPGPGIPWHTLYLTGQSINSQAVANAGGIWYWLSQTLDTGFGTLRSQISAASDQWTGQGAQSAILATNQYVNASQRLTSDMHQLGDSLVYTSGWLQQTKNGMPPTPEPPPGTTPAQLSQNQADLIQYQENFHTYYTENYTHVSTRIVVLPQPSQVALPAQDPADPNGEPAPPATDPQDSPPGETPPGNTNGDNSNEPPPDGGGGNGETPPGDHPSTGGNSGGDNPPEGSTPPAEHQPSGSEPNTGTPNLANLNDKDQFPADLSTTPSDGLPMVLSTVPPPNPGGLPGRSGGFGGRGPSLLSAEEKLLRSESKLFPRAAGLPKEEFVGRAGPGSGRGSGFPLGGAPGRAKDEEKEKKKSDYLNSTEHLEEALGGPGRGVKPVLER; this is encoded by the coding sequence ATGGCACCTGATCCGAACACGGCGGACGACCTGGCCTGGGCCGGGCTGCCGACCACGGCCGGGAATGGGCAGCTGATGCTCGAACCGGGCATCGCCGAGAAGTGCGCGCAGCACGTCGAGGATATGTTGAACGTCGTTGTCGGCATGCAGAACTGGATCCTGGCGAATACCGCGGCGGCCTGCCCGATCATCACCAGCCCGCTGTTCTCGGGAATATGGCTGGGAACGATGTTCCGGAACAAGTTCGAAAACGAGTTGAAAGACCGAATAGGACAGCACCGCAACATCCTTGTCGACATGGGCCGCACCTTTGTCGCGGCGGGAAAGCAGTACCAGCAGGCCGAGCAGACCTCGACGATGATCTTCGAGAATGACGACCTCTTCACCAACCCGGCCGGTACCCCGCCGAGTGGTACGCCGCCGGTCATCTCGATACCGAAGCATCCGCACAAACCGAATTCGTCGTCGACGTTGTATGACACCGCCTACTGGACGCCCGAGCCCGGCCCCGGGATCCCTTGGCACACCCTCTATTTGACCGGTCAGTCGATCAACTCGCAGGCCGTGGCCAATGCCGGTGGCATCTGGTATTGGCTGTCGCAGACGCTGGACACCGGCTTCGGCACGCTGCGGTCGCAAATATCGGCCGCGTCGGATCAGTGGACCGGCCAGGGGGCGCAATCGGCGATTCTGGCCACCAACCAGTACGTGAACGCCTCCCAGCGACTCACCAGCGATATGCATCAGCTCGGTGACTCGCTGGTCTACACCTCGGGCTGGCTGCAGCAGACCAAGAACGGTATGCCGCCCACACCCGAGCCGCCACCGGGCACCACGCCCGCTCAGCTGTCCCAGAATCAAGCGGATCTCATTCAGTACCAGGAGAACTTCCACACCTACTACACCGAAAACTACACGCACGTCAGCACCCGAATCGTGGTGCTGCCGCAGCCGAGCCAGGTGGCCCTGCCGGCCCAGGACCCCGCGGACCCGAATGGTGAACCGGCGCCGCCCGCTACCGACCCGCAGGACTCCCCGCCCGGCGAAACGCCTCCCGGTAATACGAACGGTGACAACTCCAACGAACCTCCGCCGGACGGTGGCGGCGGTAATGGTGAGACGCCTCCCGGGGACCATCCGTCCACGGGCGGGAACTCCGGCGGTGACAATCCGCCCGAAGGCAGCACACCGCCCGCGGAGCATCAGCCCAGCGGTTCCGAACCCAACACCGGCACACCGAATCTGGCGAACCTCAACGATAAGGACCAGTTCCCGGCCGATCTGTCGACCACGCCCTCGGATGGATTGCCGATGGTGTTGAGCACTGTGCCGCCGCCGAACCCCGGTGGACTGCCGGGCAGGAGCGGCGGCTTCGGTGGCAGAGGTCCGAGCCTGCTGAGCGCGGAGGAGAAGCTGCTGCGCTCGGAGTCGAAACTCTTCCCGCGCGCCGCAGGTCTGCCGAAGGAAGAGTTCGTGGGCCGGGCCGGGCCGGGCTCCGGGCGCGGCTCCGGGTTCCCGCTCGGGGGTGCGCCGGGCCGCGCGAAGGATGAGGAGAAGGAGAAGAAGAAGTCCGACTACCTCAACTCCACCGAGCATCTGGAGGAGGCGCTCGGCGGGCCGGGGCGCGGCGTCAAGCCGGTGCTGGAACGGTGA
- a CDS encoding ESX secretion-associated protein EspG, with protein sequence MSRTWHLSDVELIVLWDKLFGDRLPSPLFALHRGANAEEWARSATAAWSGVRNDGELHDALGRIARAEVRVAVQAVDPRAPDRGDGPIRILGGRQGAVATLIRQLPGETIWHSGGYVVSTGGAERLAGAVVGALPARDPGRLSDTQLVIASESDAAEYDYGRSPALAGYLEIERRSAAWLELPAERLGEIETCLGSSIFGPRGIVAHRIAWRDLVDDGRYAVGEGTAPIATAVDRARLAAMITADITKVLQTLEDERCA encoded by the coding sequence GTGAGCCGCACCTGGCATCTCTCCGATGTCGAGCTGATCGTGCTGTGGGACAAGCTTTTCGGGGACCGGCTGCCGTCGCCGCTGTTCGCGCTGCACCGCGGTGCGAACGCCGAGGAGTGGGCGCGGTCGGCCACCGCGGCCTGGAGCGGGGTCCGGAACGACGGGGAACTGCACGATGCGCTCGGCCGGATCGCGCGGGCCGAGGTCCGGGTAGCCGTCCAGGCCGTCGACCCGCGCGCCCCCGACCGCGGCGACGGGCCGATTCGGATACTCGGCGGGCGGCAAGGTGCGGTGGCCACCCTGATTCGCCAGCTGCCCGGCGAAACCATTTGGCACAGTGGCGGTTACGTTGTCAGTACGGGAGGGGCGGAGCGGCTGGCCGGTGCGGTGGTCGGCGCGCTGCCCGCGCGAGATCCGGGACGGCTCTCGGACACACAGCTGGTGATCGCCTCCGAGAGTGACGCCGCCGAGTACGACTACGGCCGCTCCCCGGCGCTGGCCGGGTATCTCGAGATCGAACGCCGCAGCGCGGCTTGGCTGGAGCTGCCGGCCGAACGGCTGGGAGAGATCGAAACGTGTTTGGGTAGTTCGATTTTCGGGCCGCGCGGCATAGTCGCGCATCGCATCGCCTGGCGTGATCTGGTCGATGACGGCCGCTATGCCGTCGGCGAGGGGACCGCGCCGATCGCGACGGCGGTGGACCGGGCCCGGCTCGCCGCCATGATCACCGCCGATATCACCAAAGTGCTGCAAACCCTGGAGGACGAGCGCTGTGCCTGA
- a CDS encoding YbaB/EbfC family DNA-binding protein — protein sequence MSGFDALEVAARAQLDRIQRLTDDLAAIRVDHANDDATVTISVDGAGRLMNLLLSHDISRLSPAEFECAVVATAAAAAREALGRRGGLIEEFNG from the coding sequence GTGAGCGGTTTCGACGCGCTGGAGGTCGCGGCCCGCGCGCAGTTGGATCGAATACAACGTCTTACCGACGATCTCGCTGCCATCAGGGTCGACCACGCGAATGACGACGCGACGGTCACCATATCGGTCGATGGCGCGGGCAGACTTATGAATCTGCTTTTGTCCCACGATATTTCGCGATTGTCTCCGGCCGAGTTCGAGTGCGCGGTGGTGGCCACGGCCGCCGCGGCCGCGCGGGAGGCGCTCGGCCGGCGCGGTGGGCTGATCGAGGAATTCAACGGATAG
- a CDS encoding type VII secretion target: MNVLNVQPQTFRQYGDISEGMAATVAVAGAVDQAASIAAVVPVFGLIGQDFLASFAYAQTNHFAALAELVDACVTTAATSRMAAQSYEQTEANSVETFLSQTNV, translated from the coding sequence ATGAACGTTCTCAATGTGCAGCCGCAGACATTCCGGCAATACGGCGATATTTCCGAGGGTATGGCCGCGACGGTCGCCGTCGCCGGCGCCGTCGATCAAGCCGCGAGCATTGCCGCCGTAGTACCGGTCTTCGGCTTGATCGGCCAGGATTTCCTGGCCAGCTTCGCATACGCCCAGACCAATCACTTCGCCGCACTGGCGGAGTTGGTGGACGCCTGCGTCACCACCGCGGCGACTTCCCGGATGGCGGCTCAGTCGTATGAGCAGACCGAGGCGAACAGCGTCGAGACCTTCCTCTCCCAGACGAACGTATAG
- a CDS encoding PE domain-containing protein, with the protein MSRIAFDHELARQAAGRLDLLADGLEGGLRNSSASLSPVAAAQDPVSRRTSLSIDEVGVSFRQSYLGGVGELRKIAANLRAHADLHEGAGNDVVDAFKPLM; encoded by the coding sequence ATGAGTCGCATCGCATTCGATCATGAGCTGGCCCGGCAGGCGGCCGGTCGGCTCGACCTGCTCGCCGACGGGCTGGAGGGCGGATTACGTAACTCGTCCGCTTCGCTGAGCCCGGTGGCCGCCGCCCAGGATCCGGTCTCACGCCGGACCTCGCTGAGCATCGACGAGGTCGGCGTCTCGTTCCGGCAGTCGTATCTCGGGGGCGTCGGGGAACTGCGCAAGATCGCCGCGAACCTGCGCGCGCACGCCGATCTGCACGAGGGTGCGGGCAATGACGTCGTCGACGCGTTCAAACCCCTGATGTAG
- a CDS encoding PPE domain-containing protein has protein sequence MVESPQAGFTGTVWDAVPAEQLAHELTTGPGTGPMVEAGLAYAALAAGLGGAAAEYRAILSMVGDAWGSHSNEDGLAQLGRLADWLDEITTAAQRNAATAAQQAVSYEIAQIAMPHVAEVTQAVQTAEEMIRGSLLGAPLAGLLDLAEDQLDGLRDQAAQVMRTYEAASAKLAVPWEQEAAPAVSAGAALLAEQVPPQAGGDGPPAGTEAVQQPALQLRPVDLSLNMAPAAPTVVVGGESLVLTPVLPSIAPIPQSSVTTQLVAAAQPVSPPVLPPPVAESKPAAQPATTRALSSDAGDLGDRIVVDAGFATAPAVLGGAANARGPRVAEVRE, from the coding sequence ATGGTCGAATCGCCGCAGGCCGGTTTCACCGGCACGGTATGGGATGCCGTTCCGGCCGAACAGCTCGCACACGAGTTGACCACCGGGCCCGGGACCGGCCCGATGGTCGAGGCCGGACTGGCCTACGCCGCGCTCGCCGCAGGACTGGGCGGGGCCGCTGCCGAGTATCGCGCAATCCTGTCCATGGTCGGCGATGCCTGGGGGTCGCACTCGAACGAGGACGGCCTGGCGCAGCTCGGGCGGCTGGCCGACTGGCTGGACGAGATCACCACGGCGGCCCAGCGCAATGCCGCCACTGCCGCGCAGCAGGCGGTCTCCTACGAGATCGCGCAGATCGCCATGCCGCATGTCGCGGAGGTGACCCAGGCCGTGCAGACGGCCGAGGAGATGATCCGCGGCAGTCTGCTCGGCGCACCCCTGGCCGGCCTGCTGGACCTGGCCGAGGATCAGCTCGACGGGCTCCGGGACCAGGCCGCCCAGGTGATGCGCACCTACGAGGCGGCCAGTGCGAAGCTGGCCGTCCCCTGGGAGCAGGAGGCGGCTCCGGCGGTTTCGGCGGGAGCCGCGCTGCTCGCCGAACAGGTTCCGCCGCAGGCGGGAGGTGACGGTCCGCCCGCCGGTACCGAAGCCGTACAGCAACCAGCACTACAGCTGCGGCCGGTTGACCTGTCGTTGAATATGGCTCCGGCCGCGCCCACCGTCGTGGTCGGCGGTGAATCGCTGGTGTTGACACCGGTATTGCCGTCCATCGCGCCCATTCCGCAGAGCTCGGTCACCACCCAGCTGGTGGCGGCGGCGCAACCGGTCTCACCGCCGGTGCTGCCGCCGCCCGTTGCCGAGTCCAAGCCGGCGGCGCAGCCCGCCACGACGCGTGCGCTCTCCTCCGATGCCGGAGACCTGGGTGACCGGATCGTGGTCGATGCCGGATTCGCCACAGCCCCAGCGGTATTGGGCGGTGCGGCGAACGCGCGGGGGCCACGCGTCGCGGAGGTGCGCGAGTGA
- a CDS encoding ESX secretion-associated protein EspG: protein MTTLTSDAVLAVADALGVQTLPAVLALRPRQTEHARLLAARAAVLPDLRERGLLDHDGNVLDDDLTTALFALARPERQLVLRIRREGTVHRLCLVRRGLDHAVAIRVGEELDVRTVWGDEDPAVLARPLLTALGSCPPADIPVLTAATAELRRRFDDGETGHTSVAYHLGMSEADAVTLGSALRQWNSLAELVCYSYRDGRAARSPATAAVYDTAVGRIIGGGSVAADGRAWTTLAPGSDRRFAHVIAAQIESLREGRWMP, encoded by the coding sequence ATGACGACCTTGACCAGCGACGCGGTATTGGCCGTCGCCGACGCGCTCGGCGTGCAGACGCTCCCGGCCGTCCTCGCCCTGCGCCCGCGGCAGACCGAACACGCCCGACTGCTCGCGGCCCGTGCCGCCGTGCTCCCGGACCTGCGTGAGCGCGGTCTGCTCGACCACGATGGGAACGTTCTCGACGACGATCTCACCACCGCCCTGTTCGCCCTGGCGCGCCCGGAGCGGCAATTGGTCCTGCGCATCCGCCGCGAGGGCACGGTGCACCGCCTCTGCCTGGTGCGGCGCGGTCTCGACCATGCCGTCGCGATCCGGGTCGGCGAGGAGCTCGACGTCCGAACCGTATGGGGCGATGAGGATCCCGCGGTACTGGCTCGCCCGCTGCTGACCGCACTCGGCTCGTGCCCGCCCGCCGATATCCCGGTGCTCACCGCCGCCACCGCCGAACTGCGACGGAGATTCGACGACGGCGAAACCGGGCACACCAGCGTCGCGTATCACCTGGGCATGTCCGAAGCCGATGCGGTGACCCTGGGATCTGCTCTCCGGCAATGGAATTCGCTCGCCGAACTGGTTTGCTACTCCTACCGGGACGGTCGTGCCGCCCGGTCTCCCGCCACCGCCGCGGTCTACGACACCGCGGTCGGCCGCATTATCGGCGGCGGCAGCGTGGCCGCCGACGGACGGGCCTGGACCACCCTCGCGCCGGGCAGCGACCGCCGATTCGCGCATGTCATAGCCGCGCAGATCGAATCGCTGCGGGAGGGCAGGTGGATGCCGTAA
- a CDS encoding WXG100 family type VII secretion target — MAGSALHLDFATFQKYANDYAAVIPPINKSVDALGTSVQEAKSGWAGDANDAFTRFATDLEDKIRKVNKDLGLVSDALNTGEKTVSTSDNESMSGFTSLSSTYS; from the coding sequence ATGGCAGGTTCAGCTCTTCATCTTGATTTCGCGACTTTCCAGAAGTACGCGAACGACTACGCCGCCGTCATCCCCCCCATCAACAAGTCCGTGGATGCCCTGGGAACCTCTGTCCAGGAAGCCAAGTCGGGTTGGGCCGGTGACGCCAACGACGCCTTCACCCGCTTCGCCACCGACCTGGAGGACAAGATCCGCAAGGTCAACAAGGACCTGGGCCTGGTCTCCGACGCGCTGAACACCGGCGAGAAGACCGTCTCCACCTCGGACAACGAGAGCATGTCCGGATTCACCTCGCTCAGCAGCACCTACAGTTAG